A stretch of DNA from Streptomyces rubradiris:
CCAAGGAGATGCAGCATGACCCACGGCAACGGCGCACCCGCCACCACCCCGCCCCGGTCGACCCTCGTCGTCACCGCACACGCCGGTGACTTCGTGTGGCGGGCGGGCGGCGCCATCGCCCTGGCCGCCTCCCGCGGCGAGCAGGTCACCATCGCGTGCCTGACCTTCGGCGAGCGCGGCGAGTCGGCGAAGGCGTGGCGGGAAGGGAAGAAGCTCGACGAGATCAAGGCGATCCGCCGTGACGAGGCCGAGCGCGCCGCCGCGACGCTCGGCGCCGAGGTCCGCTTCTTCGACGCCGGCGACTACCCGCTGATCGCCACCACCGAACTGACCGACCGGCTCGTCTCCGTCTACCGGGAGACGCAGCCGGACATCGTGCTCACGCATCCGGTCCAGGACCCGTACAACGGCGACCACCCGGCCGCCAACCGCATGGCCCTGGAGGCCCGGGTCCTCGCCCAGGCCATCGGCTACCCCGGCGAGGGCGAGATCATCGGCGCCCCGCCCGTCTTCTACTTCGAGCCGCACCAACCCGAGATGAGCGGCTTCAGGCCCGAGGTCCTCCTCGACATCACCGAGGTCTGGGACACCAAGCGCAAGGCCATGGAGTGCCTGGGCGCACAACGGCACCTGTGGGACTACTACACCGATCTCGCCGTACGCCGAGGGGTGCAGCTCAAGCGGAACGCCGGACCCAACCTGGGCCTGGCGCACAAGACCATGGCCGAGGCGTACATGCGGCCCTATCCGCAGATCGCGAAGGAGCTCGCCTGATGCCCGGCGTGATCGTCACCAACCCGCCCAAGGCCGACCCGGAGGACGTCGAGGCGCTCGCCGGCCACGGCACGGCCACCGTCGGCGAGGCCATGGGCCGCACCGGCTTCCTCGGCACTCATCTGCGCCCGGTCCAGCAGGGCGTCCGTGTCGCGGGCACCGCCGTCACGGTGCTGTGCTGGCCCGGCGACAACCTCATGATCCACGCGGCGGTCGAGCAGTGCGGCGCGGGTGACATCCTCGTCGTCACCACCACCTCGCCCTGCGCGGACGGCCTGTTCGGGGAGTTGTTCGCCACCGCCCTCGCCCGTCGCGGAGTGCGTGGCGTCGTGATGAACACCGGCATCCGCGACACCGCCGAGCTGCGCGCGATGGGCTTCCCCGCCTGGTCCGCCGCCGTCAGCCCGCAGGGCACCGTCAAGGCGACCGGCGGCAGCGTGAACGTACCCATCGCGATCGGCGGCCAGGTGATCCGCCCCGGTGACGTGATCGTCGCCGACGACGACGGCGTGGTGGTCGTCCCGCGTGAGCGCGCCCGCGCCACCGCCGAGGCGTCCGAGGCCCGCGAGCGGAAGGAGGCCGGGGCCCGCGCCGCCTTCCTGGAGGGTCAACTCGGCCTGGACCGCTACGGGTTGCGCGAGACACTCGAACGGCTCGGGGTGACCTACCGGCCGTACGAGGAGGACGGGTCATGACCGGCCCCACGGAGGTCCGCTGCATGCTGATGCGCGGCGGCACCTCCAAGGGCGCCTACTTCCTGGCCGGTGACCTGCCCGCCGAACCGGCCGTCCGCGACGGGCTGTTGCTGCGGGTCATGGGCAGCCCGGACCCGCGCCAGATCGACGGCCTCGGTGGCGCCCACCCGCTCACGAGCAAGGTCGCCGTGGTGGCCCCGTCGGCCGGCCCCGAGGCCGACGTGGACTACCTCTTCCTCCAGGTCGCCGTGGACAAGGCGGAGGTGTCGGACCGTCAGAACTGCGGCAACCTGCTCGCCGGGGTGGGCCCGTTCGCCGTCGAGCGCGGCCTCGTACGAGCGGGGAACGACGTGACATCCGTGCGCATCCGCATGGTGAACACCGGCGACCTCGCCACGGCGACGTTCCCGACTCCGGACGGCCGCGTCGACTACCGCGGCGACACGGAAATCTCCGGGGTGCCCGGGAGTGCCGCCGCCGTGGTCATCGAATTCCCGCCGGGCAAAGGAAAGTTGCTGCCCACCGGCAACGCGCGTGACACCGTCGCGGGCGTCGAGGTCACGTGCGTCGACAACGGCATGCCGACCGTCCTGATCCCGGCCGAGGCCCTCGACGTCACCGGTCACGAGGACCCGGAGGAGCTGGAGGCGAACCAGGAACTCACCGCCCGGCTCCACGACATCCGGCTGGCGGCCGGACGGCTGATGGGGCTCGGCGACGTCACCGCCACCACCGTCCCCAAGCTCACCCTCCTCTCGCCGCCCCGCCACGGCGGCGCCGTCACCACCCGCACCTTCGTCCCGGCCCGCGTCCACACCTCCATCGGCGTCCTCGGCGCCGCCGGCGTGGCGGCCGGGCTGCGGATCGAGGGAAGCGTCGCGCACGGCATCGCGGCCCTCCCCGAGGACGGCGACCGGCTCCGCATCGAGCATCCCAGCGGATGCACCGACATCGACAGCAGCATCGAACGCGCTCCCGACGGCGGCCCGAGAGCCCGTCGCACCGCCGTCGTCCGCACCGCCCGCAAGATCTTCGACGGCACCGTCTTCCCCGTACCCCGCACAGGAGGTCGCTCATGACCCCGCCCCTCGGCGACATCGCCCACATCGGCCACGCCCAGCTGTTCACCCCGGATCTGGACGCCTCCGTCGCCTTCTTCACCGACTTCCTGGGCCTGACCGTCAACGGACAGGACGGCGACACCGTCTACCTGCGGACCTTCGACGACTACGAGCACCACAGCCTCGTCCTCACCGCCCGCGACCGGCCCGGCCTCGGCCGCCTCGCCCTGCGCACCTCCAGCGAGGAGGCGCTCCGGCGGCGGGTGCGGGCCATCGAGGCGGCGGGCGGCGCCGGCCACTGGGCCGAGGACGAACCCGGACTGGGCAAGCTCTACGTCACCACCGACCCGGACGGCCACGAACACGCCCTGTACTGGGAGAGCGAGTACTACCAGGCCCCCGACGCGCTCAAGCCGTCCCTCAAGAACCAGCCACAGGCCAAGCCCAACCGCGGCGTCGGCGTACGCCGCCTGGACCACGTCAACTTCCTCGCCGCCGACGTCCTCGCCAACGCCGAGTTCCAGGAACAGGTCCTCGGCGCCCGCCCCACCGAGCAGATCCGGCTCGACTCCGGGAAGATCGCGGCACGCTGGCTGACGTACACCGACAAGTCGTACGACGTCGTCTACACCTCCGACTGGACCGGCAGCGCGGGCCGCCTGCACCACATCGCCTTCGCCACCGACACCCGCGAGGACATCCTGCGCGCCGCCGACCTCGCCATCGACACCGGCGTCTTCATCGAGACGGGACCGCACAAGCACGCCATCCAGCAGACGTTCTTCCTCTACGTCTACGAACCCGGCGGCAACCGCGTCGAACTGTGCAACCCGCTCACCCGCCTCGTCCTCGCCCCCGACTGGCCACTGATCACGTGGACCGAGGAGGAGCGCGGGAAGGGCCAGGCATGGGGCCTGAAGACCATCGAGTCCTTCCACACGCACGGCACGCCCCCCGTGCGGCCCTGATCCGACCCGCGCTCACCGGCCCCGGGGACGGCCGCACGTACCCCGGGGCCGAATCGTTGCCTAAATCGTCAACAAAAGCGTTGACGTCATGGTGATGGGCTTCTTAACGTCTACGCCACAGCGGCCCGAGGCTCCCCGCACGCGGAGACCACAGCTCAGGGGCACGCTCCCCCGCCCTCCCCGCCCTCCCCGTCCTCACCGCCCTCACCGCCCTCGCGGCCAGAAACCGGGGTCCCGCCACGACGTCCCGCACGAGAGGAAACAACGATGTCCTCCTCCGCCACCTCCCCGCTCGCCCAGGCGACCGGGCCGGCGGCCCGCCGCAGCCGCACCGCCGTCATCGCCCTGTGCTGGGGACTCGTCCTCCTCGACGGCATCGACACGTTCATCTACGGCTCCGTCCTCCCGAAGATGCTCGGCGGCCACGACCTCGGCCTCACCCCCGACACCGCGGGCACCATCGGCAGCTACGCCAACTTCGGCATGCTGCTCGGCACGATCCTGTCCGGCATGGCCTCGAACTGGATCGGTCGCCGCGTCACCGTCTTCGTCAGCGTCGCGATCTTCACCCTCGCCACGCTGGGCACCGGCTGGTCCCAGTCCTCCGGCCAGTTCGGGATCTACCGTTTCGTGTGCGGCTTCGGCCTCGGCGCACTGCTGCCGATCGCGATCTCGTACGGCATGGAATTCACCAGCCGCGGCCGCCGCGCCCTGGCCACCGGCGTCATCATGACCGCCCACCAGACCGGCGGCGCCCTGGCCCCGCTGATCGCGCTCTGGCTGGTCGACGACCACGGCTGGCGAACGGCCTTCATCGCCTCCGCGACCCCCGCCCTCATCCTGCTCCCGGTCGCCTTCAAGCTGCTGCCCGAGTCGCCGACCAACCTGCTCACCCGCGGCCGCCGCGCCGACGCCGAGCTGCTCGCCGCCGACTACGGCACCGAACTGGCCGAGCCGAAGACGAACGGCGCGGACAAGCTGGACGCGCTGAAGAATCTCTTCCGGCGCGGCCAGTGGTCCACCACCGTGTGCTTCTGGCTGACCTCCTTCGCGGGGCTGCTCCTGGTCTACGGAG
This window harbors:
- a CDS encoding PIG-L deacetylase family protein, producing MTHGNGAPATTPPRSTLVVTAHAGDFVWRAGGAIALAASRGEQVTIACLTFGERGESAKAWREGKKLDEIKAIRRDEAERAAATLGAEVRFFDAGDYPLIATTELTDRLVSVYRETQPDIVLTHPVQDPYNGDHPAANRMALEARVLAQAIGYPGEGEIIGAPPVFYFEPHQPEMSGFRPEVLLDITEVWDTKRKAMECLGAQRHLWDYYTDLAVRRGVQLKRNAGPNLGLAHKTMAEAYMRPYPQIAKELA
- a CDS encoding 4-carboxy-4-hydroxy-2-oxoadipate aldolase/oxaloacetate decarboxylase, producing MPGVIVTNPPKADPEDVEALAGHGTATVGEAMGRTGFLGTHLRPVQQGVRVAGTAVTVLCWPGDNLMIHAAVEQCGAGDILVVTTTSPCADGLFGELFATALARRGVRGVVMNTGIRDTAELRAMGFPAWSAAVSPQGTVKATGGSVNVPIAIGGQVIRPGDVIVADDDGVVVVPRERARATAEASEARERKEAGARAAFLEGQLGLDRYGLRETLERLGVTYRPYEEDGS
- a CDS encoding 4-oxalomesaconate tautomerase; translated protein: MTGPTEVRCMLMRGGTSKGAYFLAGDLPAEPAVRDGLLLRVMGSPDPRQIDGLGGAHPLTSKVAVVAPSAGPEADVDYLFLQVAVDKAEVSDRQNCGNLLAGVGPFAVERGLVRAGNDVTSVRIRMVNTGDLATATFPTPDGRVDYRGDTEISGVPGSAAAVVIEFPPGKGKLLPTGNARDTVAGVEVTCVDNGMPTVLIPAEALDVTGHEDPEELEANQELTARLHDIRLAAGRLMGLGDVTATTVPKLTLLSPPRHGGAVTTRTFVPARVHTSIGVLGAAGVAAGLRIEGSVAHGIAALPEDGDRLRIEHPSGCTDIDSSIERAPDGGPRARRTAVVRTARKIFDGTVFPVPRTGGRS
- a CDS encoding catechol 2,3-dioxygenase, coding for MTPPLGDIAHIGHAQLFTPDLDASVAFFTDFLGLTVNGQDGDTVYLRTFDDYEHHSLVLTARDRPGLGRLALRTSSEEALRRRVRAIEAAGGAGHWAEDEPGLGKLYVTTDPDGHEHALYWESEYYQAPDALKPSLKNQPQAKPNRGVGVRRLDHVNFLAADVLANAEFQEQVLGARPTEQIRLDSGKIAARWLTYTDKSYDVVYTSDWTGSAGRLHHIAFATDTREDILRAADLAIDTGVFIETGPHKHAIQQTFFLYVYEPGGNRVELCNPLTRLVLAPDWPLITWTEEERGKGQAWGLKTIESFHTHGTPPVRP
- a CDS encoding MFS transporter; translated protein: MSSSATSPLAQATGPAARRSRTAVIALCWGLVLLDGIDTFIYGSVLPKMLGGHDLGLTPDTAGTIGSYANFGMLLGTILSGMASNWIGRRVTVFVSVAIFTLATLGTGWSQSSGQFGIYRFVCGFGLGALLPIAISYGMEFTSRGRRALATGVIMTAHQTGGALAPLIALWLVDDHGWRTAFIASATPALILLPVAFKLLPESPTNLLTRGRRADAELLAADYGTELAEPKTNGADKLDALKNLFRRGQWSTTVCFWLTSFAGLLLVYGVGQWLPKIMVDLGHDTGDSLLFSTFLNVGGICGMLIAGRTADRIGPRKVVIAWFVLTAVFVHLMGVQMSVGVLYAVVFCAGLLLFSGQTMVYATVGTHHNDEDRPTALGWVSGMGRFGAIFGPWIGGALVEAGNADIGFTMYAGAALFGALMMTLAALTIKTRTAARA